Proteins from a genomic interval of Solidesulfovibrio sp.:
- a CDS encoding cyclic nucleotide-binding domain-containing protein, whose protein sequence is MEQPSAQAQRAAVAASLDNLKLGAAFDWDEVNLLADYLRETAFPAGTVIIQEGRKANSLAFIEDGVVTIQKEDTGAPERHIIDLTRDAVIGEIAFFDNEPRSATVVARTDVKLLVMTRDDFDALAEAHPHLAIKMLFYVGRVLSRRLRQVTGRFVGLLA, encoded by the coding sequence GTGGAACAGCCCTCAGCCCAAGCGCAACGCGCGGCCGTCGCGGCCAGCCTCGACAACCTCAAGCTGGGAGCGGCCTTCGACTGGGACGAGGTCAACCTCCTGGCCGATTATCTGCGGGAAACCGCCTTTCCGGCCGGCACCGTCATCATCCAGGAAGGCCGCAAGGCCAACTCCCTGGCCTTCATCGAGGACGGCGTGGTCACCATCCAGAAAGAGGACACGGGCGCGCCCGAACGCCACATCATCGACCTGACCCGCGACGCGGTCATCGGCGAGATCGCCTTTTTCGACAACGAGCCCCGCTCGGCCACGGTGGTGGCCAGGACCGACGTGAAGCTCCTGGTCATGACCCGGGACGATTTCGACGCCCTGGCCGAGGCCCATCCCCACCTGGCCATCAAGATGCTTTTTTACGTCGGCCGGGTGCTCAGCCGCCGGCTGCGCCAGGTGACAGGCCGTTTCGTCGGCCTTTTGGCCTGA
- a CDS encoding tetratricopeptide repeat protein, translating into MRFAPRARLFGLMLLACGLCVAAGRIGLAGGIDQAKGGLEALAEGENAKAVTLLTEAIDSNELPEEKLALFYGARGQARAAAGELAAAVDDYTTALEKNSANAAAAYNRGNAHFALRQYDQAISDYSLALEIDVANAKALNNRGAAWFKKGNLQSALANYALAIAVDAEDPDIFLNRGKVYEAMGEPEKAREDFLQVKKLDPSAKTPLD; encoded by the coding sequence ATGCGGTTCGCGCCCCGTGCCCGCCTCTTCGGCCTGATGCTTTTGGCCTGCGGCTTGTGCGTCGCCGCCGGCCGGATCGGCCTCGCCGGCGGCATCGACCAGGCCAAGGGCGGCCTGGAAGCGTTGGCCGAGGGCGAGAACGCCAAGGCCGTGACGCTGTTGACCGAGGCCATCGACTCCAACGAACTGCCCGAGGAAAAGCTGGCCCTGTTCTACGGCGCCCGTGGCCAGGCCCGGGCGGCCGCGGGCGAGCTGGCCGCGGCCGTCGACGACTACACGACGGCCCTGGAGAAAAATTCCGCCAACGCCGCCGCCGCCTACAATCGCGGCAACGCCCATTTCGCCCTGCGCCAGTACGACCAGGCCATAAGCGATTATTCCCTGGCCCTGGAGATCGACGTGGCCAACGCCAAGGCCCTCAACAACCGGGGCGCGGCCTGGTTCAAGAAGGGCAATCTGCAAAGCGCCCTGGCCAACTACGCCCTGGCCATCGCCGTGGACGCCGAGGACCCGGACATCTTCCTCAACCGGGGCAAGGTCTACGAGGCCATGGGCGAACCCGAAAAGGCCCGCGAGGATTTCCTGCAGGTCAAAAAGCTCGACCCGTCCGCCAAGACGCCCCTGGACTGA
- a CDS encoding PilZ domain-containing protein: MGDEKRRRSRVCAQFDAYVYIDGEKIPVSTQNISMKGALFCPEPRLAEDRECTVVFVLSKEVTVRLKGVVVRSTSEGTAIDFESMDETAFFHLRNMVRYSAQDADTIDKELQVPAFEPQREGDDD, translated from the coding sequence ATGGGAGACGAAAAACGCCGGCGCAGCCGGGTCTGCGCCCAGTTCGACGCCTACGTCTACATCGACGGCGAAAAGATCCCGGTCAGCACGCAAAACATCAGCATGAAAGGGGCGCTTTTCTGCCCCGAACCCCGGCTGGCCGAGGACCGGGAATGCACCGTGGTGTTCGTGCTGTCCAAGGAAGTGACGGTGCGGCTTAAGGGCGTGGTCGTGCGCTCGACCAGCGAAGGCACGGCCATCGATTTCGAAAGCATGGACGAGACCGCTTTTTTTCACCTGCGCAACATGGTGCGCTATTCCGCCCAGGATGCCGACACCATCGACAAGGAGTTGCAGGTGCCGGCCTTCGAACCCCAGCGCGAAGGGGACGACGACTGA